From one Anopheles bellator chromosome 1, idAnoBellAS_SP24_06.2, whole genome shotgun sequence genomic stretch:
- the LOC131206168 gene encoding flightin isoform X1 — MDDGAASTGVIVKNKPGAKPLNIVDDFNRRKMTLYKHWVRPQFLQYNYMYDYRVNYYDDVINYLDRRSRGVQSEIPRPQTWAERVLRTQRSTPRDINDVYNYTNIGLKRDDKKLMYTLSNQIKSYNCHSKAYTNRKYRKIL, encoded by the exons ATGGATGATGGTGCTGCATCCACGGGCGTCATTGTGAAGAACAAACCGGGCGCAAAACCGCTGAACATCGTCGACGACTTCAATCGGCGCAAGATGACGCTCTACAAGCACTGGGTTCG CCCACAGTTCTTGCAGTACAACTACATGTACGACTACCGTGTCAACTACTACGACGACGTCATCAACTATCTGGACCGGCGATCGCGAGGCGTCCAGTCGGAGATTCCGCGCCCGCAAACCTGGGCCGAACGGGTCCTGCGAACGCAGAGAAG TACCCCGCGGGACATCAACGATGTGTACAACTACACCAACATCGGGCTGAAGAGAGACGACAAGAAGCTGATGTACACTCTAAGTAATCAGATCAAGTCGTACAACTGCCACTCGAAGGCTTACACTAACAGAAAGTACCGCAAAATCCTGTAA
- the LOC131206168 gene encoding flightin isoform X2 produces MDDGAASTGVIVKNKPGAKPLNIVDDFNRRKMTLYKHWVRPQFLQYNYMYDYRVNYYDDVINYLDRRSRGVQSEIPRPQTWAERVLRTQRSTPRDINDVYNYTNIGLKRDDKKLMYTLKVGKSRPLVRLYLSTAYRGW; encoded by the exons ATGGATGATGGTGCTGCATCCACGGGCGTCATTGTGAAGAACAAACCGGGCGCAAAACCGCTGAACATCGTCGACGACTTCAATCGGCGCAAGATGACGCTCTACAAGCACTGGGTTCG CCCACAGTTCTTGCAGTACAACTACATGTACGACTACCGTGTCAACTACTACGACGACGTCATCAACTATCTGGACCGGCGATCGCGAGGCGTCCAGTCGGAGATTCCGCGCCCGCAAACCTGGGCCGAACGGGTCCTGCGAACGCAGAGAAG TACCCCGCGGGACATCAACGATGTGTACAACTACACCAACATCGGGCTGAAGAGAGACGACAAGAAGCTGATGTACACTCTAA AGGTAGGAAAGAGCCGGCCCCTGGTGAGACTCTATCTGAGCACCGCTTATCGGGGCTGGTGA